A stretch of DNA from Rathayibacter sp. VKM Ac-2762:
GTCTCGTCCGCCACGAACGAGCCGCCGGCGGACACCGAGGGCGCCGCTCCGGGCGCGAAGTCCTGCTCGTCGAGGACGGCGCCGCCCGGAGCCGTCACCCGGGCGGTACCGCCGCCGGTCTCGCCCTCGCCGGTCCCCGAGCCCGCGTGGAGCGGGTGGAGGTCCACCCGGAGCGTCTCGCCCTTCTGGACCCAGGCCGAGACGGTCGTCACGCCGGCGTTCGTCGCGCCTCCCTGCAGGAGGGTGTTCTCGATCGTCGTGTGAGGACCGTCGGCGGCGACGGCGGGCGGCGGCGCGAGGCCTCCGCCCAGCAGCCCGCTCACGAGCACGCAGCCCGCCGTCGTGCCGACCAGCGCTCGCGCCGTCCGCGCTCGGGGTCGTCCGCGCTCGTCCCGCCCCGACTGTTCCGTTCGACTCATCCGATGTCCTCTCCTCTGCCGACCGAGCGCACTGCGTCGGCGGCGACCGTTCAGCCCCACGGAAGGAGAGTATTGCTCGGTTCGACGTCACCGCGGCCGGGACGGCTGCATCCGTGGAGAACGGCGCGAGATGGTCGCTGTGGAGGAGGAAACGGCGCGTGAGACGAGCCGAGCTGCGTGTTCGCGACACGTGATCGCAGAGCCTGCGAGGAGTGATCGCGAGCGCGGGCGCGGACTGACCGCGGATGCGGGCGGAAGACGGTCGACGTCGTCGACGGCGCGAAGAGGCGTCCTGCGAGGCGGAGAATCGGCTGTTCCCTCGCCCTGCACTCACCGGGAGACCGACGCCGACGGCCACCGGAACGAGCGACCGTTAAAACGAGAACGGCCCGCCGAAGCGGGCCGTTCTGCTCTGTCTCAACCAGAGTGCGCCCGGAGGGATTCGAACCCCCAACCTTCTGATCCGTAGTCAGATGCTCTATCCGTTGAGCTACGGGCGCAGTCCATCGCGTGGGCCAGAGGCGCACGCAACGAGGTACGACTATACATGCCGGGAGCCCCCTCCGCGAATCGGCGGCGGCGGCGCAGACGGCTCCCTCTCGGGACGCCGCCGCAGCCACCAGAACCCAGGCTCCGTCGCGGTGTCCCGGAGCGTCTCGCAGAGCCTCCGACCGGCGGACGCCGCTGCTCCCCCTCACGGCGTACCGTGGGCTCATGGAGGCCGCCGCGATCGAGCTCGTGGGCTTCGTCGTCTCTCCGCTGCACCGCTACGAGGGCCGCCCCGCCGATGGCCCGGTGCCGTCCGAGGGGAACGAGCAGCCCGAGCGGATCGAGATCCGCGCAGGCCTCGGCATCGTCGGCGACCGCTTCTTCGCCCAGCGCGCGCACCGCCCCGCGGCGATCACGCTCTTCGCGGTCGAGACCCTCGAGCACATCGCCGCCGAGCTCGGCGCAGGGCCCTTCGACCCCGCCGACGCCCGCCGCAACATCATCGTCCGCGGCGCCGACGTCGATGCCCTCGCCGGCCGCACGTTCGCGATCGAGCAGGGCGGGGAGCGGATCGAGTTCCAGGGCGGACGACCGGCGAACCCCTGCGCCTGGATGGACGTCGTGCTCGCCCCCGGGGCGTTCCGGGCGATGCGGAGGCGCGGCGGCGTCCGGACCGCCCCCCTGACCAACGGCGTCCTCCACACCGGGCCGGCCCGCCTGATCCTCCACAGGTCGGACGACATGCTGATCTGAGCCCGGCGGCGAGCGCCTAGGCTCGCAGCGACCGACTCCCCCGATCGAAGGAGGCCCCGTGCTCCGCCCGAGCGACCTCCTCCCCACTCTCGCCACGACTCTCCGGCGCGGAGTCCGCGACGTCTTCGCGACCACGCGCTCCCGGGGGCGGGATCCGCACCGCCGCACCCGCAGCACCGACGTCTCGGTCCAGCGCGTGCACCACCGCGACGTCTGGGCGCGGGTGAGCACGGTGGGGCGCGACGGCGAGCGCACGTTCGTCCTCGTGCCGGGGATCGGAGTCGCGGCCACCTACTTCGAGCGCCTCGCGCCCGCGCTCAACGAGTTCGGTCCGGTGCACGCTCTCGACCTGCCGGGCTTCGGCGGCGTGCCGCACCCGATCGACGCGCGGCGCATGGACATCGGCGACTACGCCGAGCTGGTCGGCGCCGTCATCGACGAGCTCGGCCTCGACGATCCCGTCGTCCTCGGCCACTCGATGGGGACGCAGGTGGTGGCCGAGCTCGCCGCGCGCCGTCCGGAGCTGACCACCATCGTCCTGCTCGGACCCGTGATGAACCGGCACGAGCGCCGCCTCCCGACCGCCGCGCTCCGCTTCGCCCAGTCGAGCGTCCGCGAGCCGCTCAAGGTCGCGATCCTCGCCGCGGGCGCCTACCTCCTCTGCGGACCGCGCTGGTTCTCCCGTGTGCTGCCCGAGATGTTGCACTACCGGATCGAGGAGACCGTCCCCCGGATCCGCGCGTCCGCCCTCGTCATCCGCGGCGAGTTCGACCGGCTCGTGCCGCGCGAGTGGGCGGAGGAGATCGCCCGGTCGATGCCGCATGCGCGGGTCTGGGAGATCCCCGACGCCTCCCACTCCGTGATGCACGCGCACGCGGAGGAGGTCGCCCGCCTCTGCGTCGAGCACGCGCGGGCGCCGCAGCCCGACCGGGACGAGGCCGCCCTCCGCCGCTACCCCGACTCGGAGGTCGACCACTCCGAGGAGGACGCGCCCACCGAGGACCCGATCGGCGCTCTCCGGGGACGCATCACCGAGCTGGCCGGGATCCTCGTGGACGACGACTCCCTCATCGCCGAGGGCAAGACCCTCCACGCCGAGGCGAGCGATCCCGAGGCACTGCACCAGGTCGCTCCCGACCCGGGCGACGGCGAGCTCGTCGAGGGCGGCGGACCGAGGAAGGACGGCGAGCAGGACGGCTGACCACCGCAGGCCACCACGAGCCGCATGTCGCGCGGCGCGAGACGCCGAGCGCTCGCGAAAGCAGACCTCCCGCCGACGCCACTCGGCGCCCGCCCGTCAGGACTCCGCGCCGACGATCTCCTCGCGGATGCGCCGCAGGTCCTCGGCGAGCGCCCCCAGCAGGATCCAGTGCTGCGGATGCGGAGTCGCGATCACGAGCGGCGCGGTGAGAGCGGGCAGCTCGTCCGTGATCGCCTCCGGCTCGGGAACGTCGACCGAGGACTGCACGAGGAGCCGCAGATCGTGGGCGGCCCGGTGCAGCTGGACGGCGATGTCGGCGATCGTCGGCTCCCCGACGAGCTCGTCGTCGTAGAGGTCGTGCACGGTCCGCGTCATGCCGCGGACCCGGGTCACGATGCGCCCCAGCCGCGGGACGACGGAGTCGAGGGCCAGCAGCCGGTCGCGGTGGGCGGAGCGGCGCGGGTTGAGGCGGAGGGACTCCTCGCCGGTCGCGATCGCCTCCTCCGCCTTGCTCTGCATGGTCTGCAGCAACCGGGCGTTGATGAGCAG
This window harbors:
- a CDS encoding MOSC domain-containing protein gives rise to the protein MEAAAIELVGFVVSPLHRYEGRPADGPVPSEGNEQPERIEIRAGLGIVGDRFFAQRAHRPAAITLFAVETLEHIAAELGAGPFDPADARRNIIVRGADVDALAGRTFAIEQGGERIEFQGGRPANPCAWMDVVLAPGAFRAMRRRGGVRTAPLTNGVLHTGPARLILHRSDDMLI
- a CDS encoding alpha/beta fold hydrolase, with translation MLRPSDLLPTLATTLRRGVRDVFATTRSRGRDPHRRTRSTDVSVQRVHHRDVWARVSTVGRDGERTFVLVPGIGVAATYFERLAPALNEFGPVHALDLPGFGGVPHPIDARRMDIGDYAELVGAVIDELGLDDPVVLGHSMGTQVVAELAARRPELTTIVLLGPVMNRHERRLPTAALRFAQSSVREPLKVAILAAGAYLLCGPRWFSRVLPEMLHYRIEETVPRIRASALVIRGEFDRLVPREWAEEIARSMPHARVWEIPDASHSVMHAHAEEVARLCVEHARAPQPDRDEAALRRYPDSEVDHSEEDAPTEDPIGALRGRITELAGILVDDDSLIAEGKTLHAEASDPEALHQVAPDPGDGELVEGGGPRKDGEQDG